GCAACCGTAGCCGAGGCCGAGGATGCCCGCGGCGACCATCGCGACCGGCAAGATCGGCACGAATGCCAGCATCAGCGCGGCGATGGCCTGCAGGGTCGACGCGATGAAGACGAACGATTTGCGCCTGCCCAGCCGGTCGGAGAGCTTGCCGAAGCCGAGCGCCGCGGCGATCACGAACACCATGTAGATGAGGGTCAGCAGGATCAGATCGTTCTCCGCGTTTTTGTCGTTCAGGCCGAACTCCAGGAAATACAGCAGCAGCGTCGTGCCGAACGCGTTGCCGAAATTGACGAGGATGCGACTGAGCAGCGTCCAGCCGAAATCCGGATACTGACGCGGGCTGATCCACAGGCTTTCGAGGATGCCTCGCATCGACATGGCGGTGCGCAGGTCACGCGACAACACGGCATCCGGAAGCAGCAGGAACGGCAGCACGAGCACCAGCAGGAGAACGGCCATCGCGGCATAACCGAAGAAGGTGCCGGTGAACAGGGTCATCACGAGCACGAGGCCGAGGATCGTGCCGATCGCTTGCGGCGCGCTCAGCCAGCCGGAGACGTAACCACGCTGGTCCACCGGCACCTGGTCACTGATGGTCGCTGTCAGCGCCGCCGTCAGAATGCAGAAGCCCGTCAGTGCAAGGCACCAGAACAAGCCGATGCCGACCATGGTGGTCTGTGCGCCGAGGATCAGCAGCGACAGCGCGAAGACAAGCGCGCCGATCGCGATCCACGGTCGGCGTCGGCCGAATCTGCTGGTCGTGCGGTCGGACAGTGCCCCGGTGAGCGGAAAGGCGACGACCGCGCACAGCCCGGAGATCCCCGAGATGATTCCGAACGCGACGACGTTCTGCACCCACTCGGTCGTATGCAGTTGCGCCTGGATCTGCGCGGGCAGTAGCAGTTGCACCGGCGTGAGTTGCGCCATCCAGATGCCGAGCCACGCCATGGCGAAGAAGGCGATCCAGCGCCCGCCGACCCGTCGGGTGGGCTCGGCGAACAGGGCTGCACGTGCTGCTGTCGTACTCATCAGGACCTCATCGTCTCAAGGTGTTCGGTAGTTGTGTTGGGTCTGCGGCAAGGCGAGCGAGCGCATCCGCCGCGAAATCCATCAGAGCCGCGGCGGCTTCGTCGTCACGGTTGACAAGCCACGACATCGTCAACCCATCGGTCAGTGCGATGAGCGCAGCCGCGATCTCGGCGAGCGGGCGCGTCCAACACTGACCGCTCTTGTCTGCCGCAATCTTCAGCGTCGATTCGGCGAGCGCGTAGTAGCGCCGGTACTGCCGCTGCGCCAGTTCTTCCATGCCCGGAGACCGCAGTGCGTACTGTGTCAGTTCGAACATCGCCTTCTCACGCTGCGGGTCCTGCCGCACGCCGATGAAGTACTCTTCGAGCCCCGCCCGGATGGCGTCGCGCATGGGCACCGGCACGGGCGCCGGGGCGAGCGCAGACGCGATCGTGTGCTCTTCTTGGTCGACGGCCCAGTTGATGAGCTCGCCCATCAGTTCGTCGCGCGAGGTGAACGCGTAGTGGAAGCTCGCAAGCGACATCCCGGCCTCTGCGACGATCGCGCGCGTTGTCGCAGCGGAGACGCCGCGCTCCGCGACGACGCGCATGGCCGCGCGCACGAGGGCGGATCGACGTTCAGCTGCGGGGATGCGCGGCACGGGACCTCCAGCTCGGCGTTGAGCGTGCGGAAAATGATTGCGGGCAACCGCAACTGGGTCGTTTGACCCAGTTGTTAAGTATGCACTATTGCGCGAGTCCGGTTTGACATCCGCGGCATTGACACGTGGAATAGTCGGTATAGTGCACAGGCATGCTGCGGGGGACCTTCGGCGCACTCGGTTGACGCGAGCGATCGGGGCAATTGCCGGAGCCCTGATGATCGCGGGTCTCGCTCTTGCGTTCGCGCCAGCAGCGCACGCGAACGGGCAGAGCCAGCAGCCGTCACCGACTGCGGTTGCCTCTGCTGCGCCGAGTACGACGCAACCGTTTCAGACCTCGGAGCCGACTGCGATGCCGTCGAAGTCAGCGGACCGCAACGACAACGCCGAGGGCGCGACGGACGCGGTTGCGGTGGGGGCCGCACCAACAATCGATTCTCCCGCGACTGGCGCGTTCATCGGATCCGGCAGCGCGACGGTGTCCGGAACGCGATCGCCCGGTGACGAGATCCAACTCTTCGTCGGTGATGCCGGCGATGACCCTGCCTGCATCGTCGCTGCCGCAGGTGCACATTGGAGCTGTGCCGCCGTGAGCCTGCCGAATGGCGCCGCGGTAACGCTTCGCGCCGTTGTGACCGGCGACCCCGCGCTGACCGCGACGACAATCGTCACCGCCCTGGGGCCACCGACCATCCAGTCGGGCAGCGGCGGAGTGATCAGCAACGGCCTCGTGCACGGAACGGGCTACCCAGGCGCCGTCGTGACCGCGCGAGTGAGTGGAGCGCACTCCGCCGGCGCCACCTGCAGCTTCGCGGCCGACGCGAACGGCAACTGGGCATGCGTGCTCGACGCGAAGCTCGCCGACGGCCGCTATGCGGTCAGCGCCAGCCAGGTCGGGCCGACCGGATTCGGTAGTCGGGAATCTGACAGTAGCGCGCCGTTGCCGCTGATCTTCGATGCGACCGCACCGATCGCCCCGACGTTGACGTCACCTCCGACAGGCTCAACGATCGCATCGGATGGAAGGACCGTCTATTCCGGCGTCGGCGAAGACCGCGCCGAGGTCACGGTATGGGCATCGACGCCGCACGGCTCGCAACAGCTGTGCTCGACGGCAGTCAACGCGGGCACCTGGCATTGCGTCGGAGCGGCGCTGACACCGGGCACGTACACGATCTCCGCCCTCCAGCAAGATGCTGCAGGCAACACCAGCGCGGCCAGTGCCGCGGTAAGCCTTCGGGTGACCACCTCAGCACCGCCGGGGTCGGGGCCAGCGTCGGGGCCGTCTTCAACGTCGTCCAACCCGGTGCTGCCATCCGCACCGCCCTCCTCACCCGGCGCCCCCGGCGGGTCCGCCACAGTGCAGGCGCCGCCGTGGACCACCGTGCCGTCGCCCGGCAGTCCGCCCGCGCCCGGTGCAGCACAGCCGCCGGCCGCACCGCAGGTGGTCCCGCTGACGACGACACCGTTCACCGCCGCCGTTCGTTCCGTGTCAGGGCTCGACACGTTGTCGACCTGGCTTCCCGCAGCGTTGTTGGCCCTGATCGCCCTTGCGCTATTGGTGATTCCAGCACGATTGCTCGCCGGCGCGGTGGCCGGCGCGCGCGCGGACGCCGGCAGGGCTGCGGCGATCTATCCGCTCCGGCTGTTCGGGCGCAACCGTGGCAGGTATGAATACGACCAAGCCCCGGCACTGCGCACGCCACCGCCGTGGGTGACCACCGCTGCGGCAGCGTTCTACGCGACTGCGCTGATCACGTTCGCCGGCCCGATCGCGACAGCGGATGCGTACTTCCGCGTGGTTCCTGCCGTGTTCCTGGCGCTCGGCGTCGTCGGCGCGGTCGCCATCGGAGTACCGCTGCTCGCCGCTCGACGTGCAGCAGGAACCACCGCGACCGCAGCATTCGCGCCTTACTCACTGATGCTTGTGGCCGCGGCATCCGCCTTCAGCAGGGTCCTCCAACTGCAGCCGACGCTGCTCTACGGTGTAATCGTCGTCGTCACAGTGGTCACGGGCTCCGCGGTCGTCCGTGGCAAGCTGGCGGCACTGCAGCTCGGCTCGCTCGCGGTTCTCGCCGCGCTCGGCTGGCTGGTACTGGATCTCCTGCCGGGCGCCGACACCGTGACTACGGCGTTCGTTTCCGAGTTCGTGAATGCCACCGTTCTCCTGGCCGTCGGATCGGCGGCGGTGCTGGTGCTGCCACTGGGTTCACTCCCCGGCCGCGCAATCCTGCGCTGGTCGCGGGGCATCTGGCTGCTGATCGCGATCGCAATCGAGACGCTGTTGTTCGCCATCCTGGTCCCGATCCAGGACCTCGCAACACATCGAACCGGAACACTGGCACTCGCGATCGGCACACTCGTTTTCGCGGCCATCAGCATCTCCGCGTGGCTGTGGCAACGCTACATCGCGCCCGCATTGCGCTGAGCGCCCGGCGAGCGTGGACCCGGTAAAGGTACCCCCGGTGGGACTCGAACCCACACTGTGGCGATTTTAAGTCGCCTGCCTCTGCCATTGGGCTACGGGGGCGTGCTGCTCCATGCTACGGGACCAGTGGGCATCCGTCGCAGACCAGCCGAGGGGGTCCATCCGCGGATGGACCCCCTCGACTGACACGTGTTTCGCGGCCTACTTGGCTGCGATCACCTTCTCCGCAGCGGCATCCTTCTTCGCCTTAACCGGCGCCTTCGCAGTGACTGCCGGAGCGGCAGCAGCCGCAGCCGGCGGCTTCGGACGCGACGCGAACTCCTCGAATGCGGCGCGCGGCTCGAGAGTCGCGGCAAGCGACACGATGTCGCGGCCGAGCCACAGGTTATTCCACCAACCCCAGAACACGCGGAATTTGCGCTCCCAGCTGGGGATGGCCAATCCGTGATAGCCGCGATGCATCACCCAAGCGGGCAATCCCGTGATTCCGAGCTTGCCCTTCTGGAACACGCCGATACCGAGGCCGATACCGGCTACCGCGCCGGCAGGCTTGTGGAAATAGTCGCGTACGCCCTCACTCCGCAGTGTCGCGACGATGTTCTTGGCCAGCGTCTTGCCCTGGCGAACCGCATGCTGTGCGTTCGGCACGCAGTACCCGCCGACGCCGAAGCCGGAAAGGTCGGGAACAGCAGCGACGTCGCCGGCCCCCCACGCGTCTGGAATGAAGTCGTCTTCGTCTCCCACTCGCAGGTCGGCGCGCACCTTGAGGCGCCCGCGCTCCTCGATCGGCAGGTCAGTGTGGCGGATGATGCTCGGGTTCGCCATCACCCCGGCCGTCCAAACGATCAGGTCTGCATCGAAGCTCTCCCCCGTCGACAACTCGATCCGACCGTCGACGGCGCTGGTCAACTGCGTTTCCAAGTGGATTTCGGCCCCGCGCTGAGCAAGATTCTTGATCACCCAATAGCTGGTCGGCAGCGACACCTCCGGCATGATCCGGCCCATCGCCTCGATTAGGTGGAAATGCGTCTCCTCGAACGACAATTGCGGATAGCTCGACAGCAGCGCGCTGGCAAATGAGCGCAATTCGCCGAAAATCTCGATGCCCGCGAAGCCACCGCCGATGACAACGAACGTCAGGAGGCGCTCGCGCTCCGGGCCTGGCGGCAACGCCGCAGCCTTGTCGAAGTTCGTCAAGACGCGATCGCGGATGGCGACGGCCTCTTCAATGTTCTTCAGTCCGATCGCCTGATCGGCAACGCCCGGAATCGGGAACGTGCGGCTCACAGCGCCGGCGGTGATCACGACGATGTCGTACTCCAACTCCCACGGCTCACCGAGCGCGGGTGTGATCGTCGCCTTTTTCTCGGCATGGTTCACATAGGTCACCTTGGCGGTGATCACCGTGGTCTTCTTCAAGTGTCGGCGCTGAGCGACGACAGCATGACGCGGCTCGATAGAGCCGGCGGCAACCTCGGGCAGGAATGGCTGGTAGGTCAGGTACGGCAGCGGGTCGACGACCGTGACGTCTGCCTCACCGTTACGCAGCCACTTCTCGAGCTTCCAGGCCGTGTAGAAACCGGCGTATCCGCCGCCGACGATCAGGATTTTGGGCACAGTAGAGCGTCTCCTCAAAGAAAAAGTATCAGTTCAATCTACCCCCACAGCCAGCAGCCCAGAAATTGAGCCGCCTCACACGGTCACACGACGGCCGATGCCCATGCCGACTCAGTCGACGCCGTAGTCCGGGCAACGGCAGATGTCCGGCGACCAGTCCGCTCGCTCCAGCGAGCGGTCTCCGATCGGGTTCACTCCCGGTCCAGCCGCAAGTGCGTGCGCAGCAAGTGCGTGCAGGCACTTCACTCGCGTTGGCATGCCTCCGGCCGAGAATCCTGCGATCTCCTCGACGAACTCAATGCTTTCGCGATCGGCCAGGTACGCGGCGTGAGCGGATGCGTATTGCTCGCGCACCGCAGCATCCGCCTCGACAAGCTCGCCGAACTCGACCATCACATGCGTTGCTTCCAGTTGCGAGATAGCCGCCGTCGCGGCGGGATGGCTCAGGTAATACAGCGTCGGAAACGGCGAGCCGTCTGCCAGCCGTGGTGCTGTTGCAACCACGGTCGGCGCCCCGCAGACGCAGCGCGCTGCAATGCCGATCACGTTGCGGGCAGGTCTGCCCAACTGGGCTGACACGATGGCGATGTCCCGGTCGGTGAAGGGCTCGAATGGGGGTGTCGTCATGGATCACCCGGCCGGGTTCGAGATCGGAAGGGTGCCGACCGGCTGAGTGCTGAGGCCTGCGGTCATGACAGAGTCGAACAGGGAACCAAGCCAATCGCTCTGCGTCTTCTGAATGGAGCTGCTGACCGGTGTTGTGTCCTTCTTCGCGGCCGCCGGCCGATCATCGATCACGAGATAGCTCGTCTCGCCGGGCATCACGTAGAGCAGTCGATCGCGCGCCTCCGCACGGATGTAGCTGGGGTCGCTCCACCGGGCTTTGTCAGCGTCGAGCGCCTTCACTTTCGAATGCAGTGCCGCATTGGCAGCCTGCACATCGGCGATCTGCTGACGCTGCTGAATATACTGCTGCAGAGTCGGCGCGACAACGAGCACGCCCAACACGAGAATTCCCATCATCAGAAACGTGAACCATGAGAATCGGATGCCGCGCAACCATCCGCGCGTCGGGTCCTCCGCCGCCATCGCAGCCTCCTGTCAACGTCTAGGCCAAACGAGCCTAACCCGGCGCCGCCCAGAGGTCGCGGATGCCGCGCGGGTCTCGATACGCCTGCTCGCCCTTCGGCTTCGCTCAGGGACCGAAAGCTCGCGGGCTACTCGACCACCGGTGCCGTTGGTCGAGTAAGGAGCGCTAGCGACTGTATCGAGACCGCGTGAGCTGATCGGTCGGGGGTCTCGACACGCCTGCTCGCCCTTCGGCTTCGCTCAGGGACCGAAAGCTCGCGGGCTAGACGACCACCATTGAGGGGCTACGCGGTGAAGCGCGGGAATGCGCCGCGGCCGGCGTAGACCGCCGCGTCACCGAGTTCCTCTTCGATGCGCAGCAGCTGGTTGTACTTTGCGACGCGCTCGCTGCGTGCCGGGGCCCCAGTCTTGATCTGTCCGCCGTCGGTCGCGACCGCAAGGTCGGCGATGGTGGTGTCTTCGGTCTCGCCGGATCGGTGCGACATGACGGTCGAATAGCCGGCGCGCTGCGCGAGTGCGACAGCATCCAGGGTCTCGGTCAGTGTGCCGATCTGGTTGACCTTGATGAGCACGGAGTTCGCTGCGTGGCCGGCAATGCCCCGTGCGATCCGTGTCGGGTTGGTCACGAACAAATCGTCTCCGACCAGCTGTACCTTGCCGCCGATGTGGCCGGTCAGGTGTGTCCAGCCCTCCCAGTCGTCTTCGGCGAGCGGGTCTTCGATGGTCACGAGCGGGTAGGCAGCGAGCAGCTCGTCGTAGTACGCGGTGAGGTCGGCGGCACCGATCTTCTTGCCCTCGAACGTGTATGCGTCGTCTGCGAAGAATTCGCTGGAGGCGACGTCCATTCCGAGTGCGACGTCCGTTCCCGGTGTGAACCCTGCCGCGGTGATCGCCTCGACCAGTAGATCGAGCGCTGCCCGATTGCTCGAGAGGTCCGGCGCGAAGCCGCCCTCGTCACCGAGGCCGGTGTTCAGACCTTGCTTCTTCAGCAGCGCCTTGAGGCTGTGGTAGGTTTCGGTGCCCCAGCGCAGGGCCTCGCGGAAGGTCGATGCGCCGATCGGCAGGATCATGAACTCCTGGATGTCGACATTGTTGTCTGCGTGCGCGCCGCCATTGATCACGTTGAGCATCGGAACCGGCAGCGTGTGGGCGTTCGGGCCGCCGAGGTAGCGGAACAGCGGAAGGTCCGCCGAGTCTGCTGCGGCCTTGGCGACGGCAAGACTCACGCCGAGAATGGCATTCG
The Rathayibacter sp. SW19 DNA segment above includes these coding regions:
- a CDS encoding MFS transporter; this encodes MSTTAARAALFAEPTRRVGGRWIAFFAMAWLGIWMAQLTPVQLLLPAQIQAQLHTTEWVQNVVAFGIISGISGLCAVVAFPLTGALSDRTTSRFGRRRPWIAIGALVFALSLLILGAQTTMVGIGLFWCLALTGFCILTAALTATISDQVPVDQRGYVSGWLSAPQAIGTILGLVLVMTLFTGTFFGYAAMAVLLLVLVLPFLLLPDAVLSRDLRTAMSMRGILESLWISPRQYPDFGWTLLSRILVNFGNAFGTTLLLYFLEFGLNDKNAENDLILLTLIYMVFVIAAALGFGKLSDRLGRRKSFVFIASTLQAIAALMLAFVPILPVAMVAAGILGLGYGCFLAVDQALATQVLPDPAARGKDLGIMNIATAVPQALAPLLGAFVVLALNGFTGLFIMSGVFAFAGALAVSRVKAVR
- a CDS encoding TetR/AcrR family transcriptional regulator, with product MPRIPAAERRSALVRAAMRVVAERGVSAATTRAIVAEAGMSLASFHYAFTSRDELMGELINWAVDQEEHTIASALAPAPVPVPMRDAIRAGLEEYFIGVRQDPQREKAMFELTQYALRSPGMEELAQRQYRRYYALAESTLKIAADKSGQCWTRPLAEIAAALIALTDGLTMSWLVNRDDEAAAALMDFAADALARLAADPTQLPNTLRR
- a CDS encoding Ig-like domain-containing protein, with the protein product MIAGLALAFAPAAHANGQSQQPSPTAVASAAPSTTQPFQTSEPTAMPSKSADRNDNAEGATDAVAVGAAPTIDSPATGAFIGSGSATVSGTRSPGDEIQLFVGDAGDDPACIVAAAGAHWSCAAVSLPNGAAVTLRAVVTGDPALTATTIVTALGPPTIQSGSGGVISNGLVHGTGYPGAVVTARVSGAHSAGATCSFAADANGNWACVLDAKLADGRYAVSASQVGPTGFGSRESDSSAPLPLIFDATAPIAPTLTSPPTGSTIASDGRTVYSGVGEDRAEVTVWASTPHGSQQLCSTAVNAGTWHCVGAALTPGTYTISALQQDAAGNTSAASAAVSLRVTTSAPPGSGPASGPSSTSSNPVLPSAPPSSPGAPGGSATVQAPPWTTVPSPGSPPAPGAAQPPAAPQVVPLTTTPFTAAVRSVSGLDTLSTWLPAALLALIALALLVIPARLLAGAVAGARADAGRAAAIYPLRLFGRNRGRYEYDQAPALRTPPPWVTTAAAAFYATALITFAGPIATADAYFRVVPAVFLALGVVGAVAIGVPLLAARRAAGTTATAAFAPYSLMLVAAASAFSRVLQLQPTLLYGVIVVVTVVTGSAVVRGKLAALQLGSLAVLAALGWLVLDLLPGADTVTTAFVSEFVNATVLLAVGSAAVLVLPLGSLPGRAILRWSRGIWLLIAIAIETLLFAILVPIQDLATHRTGTLALAIGTLVFAAISISAWLWQRYIAPALR
- a CDS encoding NAD(P)/FAD-dependent oxidoreductase, with product MPKILIVGGGYAGFYTAWKLEKWLRNGEADVTVVDPLPYLTYQPFLPEVAAGSIEPRHAVVAQRRHLKKTTVITAKVTYVNHAEKKATITPALGEPWELEYDIVVITAGAVSRTFPIPGVADQAIGLKNIEEAVAIRDRVLTNFDKAAALPPGPERERLLTFVVIGGGFAGIEIFGELRSFASALLSSYPQLSFEETHFHLIEAMGRIMPEVSLPTSYWVIKNLAQRGAEIHLETQLTSAVDGRIELSTGESFDADLIVWTAGVMANPSIIRHTDLPIEERGRLKVRADLRVGDEDDFIPDAWGAGDVAAVPDLSGFGVGGYCVPNAQHAVRQGKTLAKNIVATLRSEGVRDYFHKPAGAVAGIGLGIGVFQKGKLGITGLPAWVMHRGYHGLAIPSWERKFRVFWGWWNNLWLGRDIVSLAATLEPRAAFEEFASRPKPPAAAAAAPAVTAKAPVKAKKDAAAEKVIAAK
- a CDS encoding DUF501 domain-containing protein — protein: MTTPPFEPFTDRDIAIVSAQLGRPARNVIGIAARCVCGAPTVVATAPRLADGSPFPTLYYLSHPAATAAISQLEATHVMVEFGELVEADAAVREQYASAHAAYLADRESIEFVEEIAGFSAGGMPTRVKCLHALAAHALAAGPGVNPIGDRSLERADWSPDICRCPDYGVD
- a CDS encoding FtsB family cell division protein — protein: MAAEDPTRGWLRGIRFSWFTFLMMGILVLGVLVVAPTLQQYIQQRQQIADVQAANAALHSKVKALDADKARWSDPSYIRAEARDRLLYVMPGETSYLVIDDRPAAAKKDTTPVSSSIQKTQSDWLGSLFDSVMTAGLSTQPVGTLPISNPAG
- the eno gene encoding phosphopyruvate hydratase; amino-acid sequence: MAQIEAVGAREILDSRGNPTVEVEVLLEDGTVARAAVPSGASTGAFEAYELRDGDKARYGGKGVEKAVDAVLDELGPVVEGYEASEQRLVDAALIETDGTQNKSRLGANAILGVSLAVAKAAADSADLPLFRYLGGPNAHTLPVPMLNVINGGAHADNNVDIQEFMILPIGASTFREALRWGTETYHSLKALLKKQGLNTGLGDEGGFAPDLSSNRAALDLLVEAITAAGFTPGTDVALGMDVASSEFFADDAYTFEGKKIGAADLTAYYDELLAAYPLVTIEDPLAEDDWEGWTHLTGHIGGKVQLVGDDLFVTNPTRIARGIAGHAANSVLIKVNQIGTLTETLDAVALAQRAGYSTVMSHRSGETEDTTIADLAVATDGGQIKTGAPARSERVAKYNQLLRIEEELGDAAVYAGRGAFPRFTA